The following proteins are co-located in the Castanea sativa cultivar Marrone di Chiusa Pesio chromosome 8, ASM4071231v1 genome:
- the LOC142608411 gene encoding dolichol kinase EVAN isoform X3: MQYWATSASSLSVLVFLCMVIWGSPDRTRPPYTRGLVDAKLSLSGIVLFAVVCCVSIAATSHTGFHAVLKLLWVLLHGLAAVKLIQHVLSTFPSCASIGEALLVTAGIVLYFGDMLACTIAKQVTGYVDSLELVSAQYGVKRSKISIIIQGVLLGLLLFPMVFKFVLRIWECSSISANSESRTYKIGKSLIFFASLGFILIVVIPSWMQFAQDFSVHPLLWVISFVFSEPLKRLSLCMYWVCVIYVSVLWFYNISKNNKIERILLRKYYHLMAVSMFLPALIFQPKFLDLAFGAALAVFLVVEIIRVWRIWPLGQLVHQFMNAFTDHRDSDLLIVSHFSLLLGCALPIWMSSGFNDRPLAPFAGILSLGIGDTMASMVGHKYGALRCSKTGKKTIEGTAAGITSMLAACSILLPLLASTGYIFTQHWLSLLLAVTVCGLLEAYTAQLDNAFIPLVFYSLLCL, encoded by the exons ATGCAATACTGGGCCACATCTGCCAGCAGCTTGAGCGTACTTGTGTTCCTCTGCATGGTTATATGGGGTTCACCTGACCGTACACGCCCGCCTTATACGCGTGGTTTAGTGGATGCAAAGCTGAGTTTAAGTGGAATTGTCTTATTTGCAGTGGTGTGCTGCGTGTCTATTGCTGCAACATCCCATACTG gcTTTCACGCAGTATTGAAGTTATTGTGGGTGCTTTTGCATGGATTGGCAGCAGTGAAATTAATTCAGCATGTTCTTAGTACTTTTCCCTCTTGTGCTTCTATTG GGGAAGCGCTTTTGGTGACCGCAGGCATTGTTCTTTATTTTGGTGACATGTTGGCATGTACGATTGCAAAG CAGGTTACTGGATACGTGGATTCATTGGAGTTGGTTTCTGCACAATATGGAGTCAAGAGAAGTAAAATAAGCATAATTATTCAG GGGGTGCTACTaggccttcttctttttccaatGGTCTTTAAATTTGTTCTTCGAATATGGGAATGCTCTTCAATTAGTGCTAACTCTGAATCAAGAACATACAAGATAGGGAAATCTCTTATATTCTTTGCATCCCTTGGATTTATCTTGATTGTGGTAATCCCATCATGGATGCAGTTTGCTCAGGATTTTAGCGTACATCCGTTGTTATG GGTAATCTCGTTTGTTTTTTCTGAGCCACTGAAAAGACTATCTTTATGTATGTACTGGGTGTGTGTGATATATGTGTCTGTTTTGTGGTTCTACAACATTTCCAAGAATAACAAGATTGAAAGGATTCTTCTCCGAAAATACTACCATCTGATGGCTGTTTCAATGTTTCTGCCTGCTCTTATCTTCCAG CCAAAGTTTCTCGATCTAGCATTTGGTGCAGCTCTGGCAGTTTTCTTGGTGGTAGAAATTATTCGA GTGTGGAGAATTTGGCCTTTGGGACAACTTGTACATCAATTTATGAATGCTTTCACAGACCATCGTGATTCTGACCTTCTTATTGTAAG ccatttctctctcttattggGTTGCGCACTTCCAATTTGGATGTCTTCTGGATTCAATGATCGACCACTTGCCCCTTTTGCTGGAATTTTGAGTCTTGGAATTGGAGATACAATG GCGTCAATGGTTGGCCACAAGTATGGTGCCCTCAGGTGCAGTAAAACTGGCA AGAAAACTATTGAAGGGACTGCAGCTGGTATAACATCTATGCTGGCTGCTTGCTCAATTCTGCTTCCACTTCTAGCATCTACTGGATATATTTTTACCCAG CATTGGTTGTCTCTTCTCCTAGCCGTGACAGTCTGTGGTTTGTTGGAGGCGTACACAGCGCAACTTGACAATGCTTTCATACCACTCGTTTTCTATAGCCTTCTTTGTCTGTAA